GAAAGCCGCATCTGCCGGGCAGCATCGAGGATCGCGATCATGATTACAGGATCATCGGAGCAGCACCGCCGAGCACCGCGGTCGCAGTCCCGATCAGTTGCAGATTGGTGGACTGAACGAGGCAATCGGCTTCCGACATGATTTCCATCGCCGCGACCGAACTCATGTTCAGGTTCGCCTTGGAGTTGATCTCCATGGCGAGGTCCGAGGTCATCGTGACGTTCATGTCGCCGTTCAGGGTGAGATTCGTGCCCGAGATCACGATCTCGCCGGAGCTGTTCATCGTGATGCTTGCAAGCCCGGTGACAAGCCTGATCTGGCTGGCCGCAGTGAGCGTGTAGTGGTTGCCCACCTGTACGTCATGGTCGTGTTCCGATTCTTCGCGCAGATCCTTCTGTGCATGGATGAGCACCTGCTCGCTGCCCATCCGGTCCTCGAAGCGGATCTCGTTGTAGTCCTCACTACCGCCGCCCTGATGACTGCGGCTTTTCACACCGCTCTGCGTCTTGTTGTCGGGCAAGCCATACGGCGGCATGTTGTCGGCGTTATAGACACTGCCGATGATGAGCGGGCGGTCCGGATTGCCGTCGAGGAAACTCACCACGACCTCCTGCCCGACGCGTGGAATGAACTGCGCCCCCCAGCGCTTGCCGGCCCACACCTGTGCGACCCGCACGGGACATGAGTTTTGCGCATTGGGCTTGGCCGGGCGGTTCCAGAAGAACGTCACCTGCACGCGGCCGTATTTGTCCACGGAGATGTCCTCGGGCGTATCCCCATAGACCACCGCCGTCTGCAGGCCCGCAATCACCGGCCGCGGCGTCGACGGGGCCGTGCGAAACGGCTGGCGGCTGCGGATTACCTTGAAGTCGCACTGGAACGGCTCTTCGCCGTCGTCCCCTCCGCCACCCGACGCATAGTCCGGTTCCACAAGACGCGTCGTGGTGTCGATCACGAGGTATTCCTGGTTGGCTTGCGTAAGCGGAAAGTCCTGGAGCGTGAAAAGCACGCCGGTCGCGAGACCGCACGCATCGGTGCTGCCCACACTCATCGCGAGCGGCACGTTTAGCGCGTCGGCTCGCACCTGGGCGTAGCGCTGTCCATCGGAGAGACGCTCGTCGTAACCGACGTAGTCGTATGCGTAGTCGTAGATGTCGAGGCCGCTCACGTTGTGCACGTCCTCCGTGTCGGTCAACTCTTCGGTGGCGAGCAGCGACGCCTTCGGCTTGAGGTAGTCGTAGTCGTCGAGTTGTACCTTCGTCGTGTTCACCGCATGGGCAGTTTCCCAGTCGCTGATCGACGCTTTCATCCGCTTGCCACGCTCGATCGGCGGCGCATACGGTATCTGCTCGAAGCCGGGCACCGTCGAATGCGCGCCGAGCGCGTCCGCGAGCACCATCGTGTGCGTGCTCTGCGTATGCGTGAAGTAGTAGTAGATGCCTTCCTGCTCCATCAGGCGGCTGATGAAGTCGAAGTCGCTTTCGCGGTACTGCACGCAGTAGTCGCGCGCCGGATAGCTGCCGCTCAGACTCTGCTTCAGATCGCTATAGCCGACATCGCCAAGTACCGACTGGATGATCTGCGGCACGCTCATGCTTCGGTAGATGCGGCAGTCGCGCCGGCGCGTGGCGAGCCAGGGCTTCGGCACGAGCCTGAACGTGTAGACCGCATAGCGCACGTTTTCGATGTTGACGAACCCGCCCTGCTCGCCTTCGCAGACAATCCCGTTGAAGTAGCGCGTATAGCCTTGCGGAGAGACGAGCTTCACTGTCATCGGCGTGCCCAGCAGCGAGCGCAGATCCACTTCGATGTTCTTGCTGATCGCTTCCAGCCGGTACGAAAACAGCTTGCCGAGCGACTCGCTAGCCGTCATGTTCGCGAACAGAAGGCTCGAGCCGAGCGTGGAGGTGAGCGTGATTGCGTGTGCCATGAGATGAGTTGCGTGCCGAGGCGCATGAGTCGTCGTGTTGTTACTTAGAACGACTGGGCTCCGCGTTTATTCCGTCGCTACGCACTTCGATGTCGGAACACGCCAGACCCGTTCAAGATGCACGCGGTCGTATCATTCGGCGCCTACCCCCGCTTGCACCCCGGAGATCAGTCTGGCAAGGCCTGATGCCTGAGCGCGCTTTGCGGGTTGCAGGTAAATTTCAAACTCCGGCACCGTGCTGGAAATTTCAAATCCAGTTTGCTCGAGGTATTCCGACGAGAATTCAATTAACGTTTGCAGGTGCGCTACCGCTGCATCAAAGACAGACTGATCGACTACGGCATCGTCCTTGATCAACTGGTAGAAGGAGACCTTGTCTACCAGGATGCCACTGTTGAGAATGACCGCCGCCACAGCCGGAGTCCTGCCAATACTGTCTGCAAACCAGGAATTGAAGTCTCCCAGTGTCAGCACGTCCTTCTTCTGATACAACGCCTGGGCATCCCTGAATATCTGGTTCATCCGTTGGATCTGGAAATGGCGCCTGATCATTTGCCACAGAATCTCCAGCGCCGACAAAATAATCGAATAGACAGGGGACGCAAGCGCCGCTGATTTTGCGTCAACCGCCAGTTTTCCTGAAGTTTTGGCAATGTTGTACACCCCTTCCGCAATGTCACTTGTCATCTCCTTACGGAGAGTGCTGGCGAGCATCTGGCTGATGCCGGGTTTTATTGAAATTTTTCTCTCGCGAGCCCGTTGCTCGATTTTCACCAGCGACGCCGCCGCTGTATCGAGCAAGCTATCGAGCACATCGAAAGAATCGGTCACCACTGCCCCGACAATGGGACACAAAAAAGTCACCAGACTTTTAGTCAGATTGCGCTGGACTTGCCCGGCCTTCTCAAACCGTTCATCGAGATCGATAGTCCGTAGGCGGACAGGCTGACCAAACTCGGCGCGAAAGAATTCCTCGATCGATTTGGCTCTGGCCTCAACAAACTGGGTAACCTTGGTGACCAGCGCCTGGTTCATGGCCGGCAGGGGGCGCGAAGCAAGTTGCAGCACATCTTTTGCCGACATCGACTTCGTACGCTCGACCAGCCGGTCCAGTACGCGCTCCTTGAGGTTCAGGTTATTGAAAGTGCGTCCCGCTGCATCGATAGACGAGGCCACCGTCTGTGCCTGCAACGAGGCAGCATTGTTGGCAAAATCGAATAAATTATCTATCACGCCGTCCGTTATGAACTGGTAACTTGACTCGGAGCATTCCAGCTTGGAGAGAAACATCAGAATGGTTTCCCGCGTCTTCTTTTCGTATTTAAGATAATTGCTCTCTCCAAATATCTCCTGCATGACCGAAACGAGGCTGCCTTTCTTTGAAATATTCCGCCTCGATTTACTCCAGTTCTCGTAGCTTTGCTCCTTCAGCCTTTTCCATTTCTCAAAGGCCGCAATCAAACGGTCGTAGCGATCCCTCGCAACCACGAAGGTATAATTCTCGATGCATAGATTCAGCGCGACCAACTCAGGACTAGCGGGACGCGCCATTGCCAGTATTTTTTGCGTCCGGTTCGCGTCTTCCGCAGGTTGGCCCGTTTGCTCCAACCATTGCGCGTATGTGAAAGGCAGTACGGGAAGTGTTTTGTCGAGTATTTGCATTATTTCCTCAGAAACGTCTTCGCACGAGGGATTAAAAAAAAGTGGCGCTTGCGGAATGCCCCATCACGACGTTGCGGCGGCCATGTCGATAGCAACCTGCTCAAGCGCATCGAAGCGATAGGCAAATTCACCGTCCTCCACGCTGACGTCCACGCACTCGACTTCCTCGCCTCGCATCGTCCGCGCCAAAAACTCACGGCTGATTTCCGGCAGCAGGGTATTGGTCAGAATCGCATCGATCATCCGCCCGCCTGATTCGCTCTCGGTGCAACGGCTCACCACCAGTCCCACTACTGCGTCGTCATACTCGAACGGCACGCGATAGCGATCTTCCACACGCCGCTTGATGCGCTCTAGTTGCAGCCTCACGATCTTCGCAAGCATGTCGCCGCTCAGCGGGAAATAAGGCACCGTCACAAGCCGCCCCAGCAATGCAGGTGGGAACACGTCCAGCAATGGCTCTCGCAAGGCCTTCGTGAGGTCTTCGACGTCCGGCATCCGTTGCGGATCCCTGCACAGCGCGGCAATCAGATCCGTGCCCACATTCGTGGTGAGCAGGATCAACGTGTTCCTGAAACTGATCGAGCGCCCTTCGCCGTCCTCCATCACGCCCTTGTCGAAGACCTGGAAAAAGATCTCGTGCACATCGGGATGCGCCTTTTCGATCTCGTCGAGCAGCACCACCGAGTATGGCTTGCGACGCACGGCTTCGGTCAGCACGCCGCCTTCGCCATAACCGACGTATCCCGGCGGCGCGCCCTTCAAAGTCGAGACCGTATGCGCTTCCTGAAACTCGCTCATGTTGATGGTGATCAGATTGTGCTCGCCGCCGTACAGCGCTTCGGCCAGCGCCAGTGCGGTCTCGGTCTTGCCCACCCCCGACGTGCCGGCCAGCATGAACACACCGATCGGTCTCCCGGGATTGTCGAGACCGGCACGAGACGTCTGGATGCGCCTCGCGATCATCTCCATCGCATGGTCCTGACCGATCACACGCTCGCACATCACGGACGCGAGATTCATTACAGTCTGCAGTTCGCTGCGCAGCATCCGGCCCACCGGGATGCCGGTCCAGTCCGCGGTCACCGCAGCGACGGCCTGGTAGTCGACGTTGGGCAGGATTAGTGGGCTTTCGCCTTGCAATTCGACCAGTTGCGCCTGGAGTTGCCTGAGTTCGGCGAGTGCGGCGGCTTTTGCGTCGTCGTCCATCTCAGGGTCTTCGCTTCTCAAGCGCGCGCGCAAGGCCAGAATCTGCTCAACCAGAGCTTTCTCTTCCGCCCACCCGGCTTCGAGATGCCGCAAACGCTCACGCTCACTCGCGAGCATCGCGGCAGCTTGCGGCTCGCGCTCTCCAACGTCGACTCCGACCGTCTTCTCGCGTGCAATGATGGCTTGCTGCGTTTCCAGTGCCTCGATGCGCTTCATCGCATCGTCGATCTCCGCGGGTACCGCATGCTGGCTGATCGCGACGCGCGCACAAGCCGTATCGAGCAGGCTCACGGCCTTGTCCGGCAATTGCCGCGCCGGGATGTAGCGATGCGACAGCTTGACGGCCGCTTCGAGCGCCTCGTCGAGGATCTGCACGCGATGGTGCTGTTCCATCACGTGCGCGACGCCGCGCAACATCAGGATCGCCTTCTCCTCGCCTGGCTCGTCGACCTGCACGGGTTGGAAGCGGCGCGTTAGCGCCGGATCCTTTTCGATATGCTTACGATATTCGGCCCAGGTGGTCGCACCGATCGTGCGCAGGTTGCCACGCGCCAGCGCGGGCTTCAACAGATTCGCCGCGTCACCAGTGCCCGCGGCACCGCCCGCGCCCACCAGCGTATGCGCCTCGTCGATGAAAAGGATGATCGGCCTGGGCGAGGCCTGCACTTCGTCGATCACCTGACGCAGCCGGTTTTCGAATTCGCCCTTCATGCTTGCTCCGGCCTGCAGCAGACCGATATCGAGCACGCGCACCTGCACGGCTTGCAACGGCGGCGGCACGTCGCCACGCGCGATGCGCAACGCGAAGCCCTCGACCACCGCCGTCTTGCCGACGCCGGCCTCGCCGACCAGCATCGGGTTGTTTTGACGCCGGCGCATCAGCACGTCGACCAGTTGACGAATCTCGCCATCGCGGCCCACTACCGGATCGATCTTGCCGTCGCGGGCCTGCGCGGTCAGATCCACGGTGAACTGGGCAAGCGCCTGCTGCTTGCCCAGTTGCGCGGGTGCCAGCGCACCGCTGCTCTCGCCGGGCGCGACCTGATCGGCCCGAAAGCCGTCAGCGGCATGTTGACCGTCTTCCGGCGACCCCGAGACAATGCCTGCGAATTCATCCGCAAGGGTCTCGGCGCGCACCTTCTCGAACTCGCTGGACACGTTAAGAAGTGCGTGGCGCAGATGGCGCGTTCGCAGCAACCCAACAATCAGATAGCCGCTGCGCACCTGGCTTTCGCCAAACATCAGCGTGGCGAAGACCCAGCCGCGCTCGACGGCCTCTTCCACTTCGGCGGACAGATCGGAAATGCTGGTGCTGCCACGCGGCAGCCGTTCGAGCGCGCCGGTCACGTCGCGCGCAAGATGCGAAGGATTCAGTCCGAAGTGACTCACGATGCGATGCAGATCCGAATCCTGCAACTGCAGGATCTGGTGAATCCAGTGCGCCAGTTCGACATACGGGTTGCCACGCAGCTTGCAAAACACGGTGGCACTTTCGATAGAGCGGTAGGCAAGCGGATTGAGCTTGCCGAACAGCGCGCCGCGACTGATTTCAGCCATGGTTTCCGATCCTGTATAACGTGAGGCAGCCGACGTGCGGCCGCCGTTGGGTTGAACGATGCGCGCGCCAGTGCGGCGCGGACTTTATTTCACGGGCCTCAGTACGACTTCGTCCGCATCGGCGGGCTTCGGATAACGACCCATCCAGGTGTTGAAGCCCATGCGGCCGGCCTTGCCGAGGTACGTCAGCGGTACGTCCTCTTTCTTCAGGACGAGTTGCAGATCCCATCCCTTCTCGTCGCCGACATACATCCTCACCGCGGCCACCAGTTGCCGTAGCGCGTCGCTGCCGGGCAGGAAGCGGTTGAATTCGTTGCGGTCCAGCGGCCCGATACGCAGCCGGAAACGCTCTTGCGCGCCTCGCACATGTGCGCCAAGCAGTGCGTCTCTGCCCAACGAAGCCATGCCGCGCCCCATGTGCAGACAGGCATCGCGCGGCAGCTTCATCCAGCCCGCGACAAACTCGATCACACGCACAGGCACGCCGAAGTAATGCTCGAGAAAGCTCATGAGTCCCTCGGCGTTGCGCGACTGCGCGACAAGGCGCCCAGCGAAGAAGCGCTTGTACTCATCGGGCAATGCATCGCGTTTCTCCAGATGCGGCGTAGCGATGCCGATCAGCGCACCGATATAGGTGCGAAAGCGGTCCTCTTCCGGACGATCCATCTGCACGGTCGGTTGCGCATCGGCCCACGCGCGATAGAAGAGACTCAGCATCCGGTGATGAAACACGTCGGCAAACGCGACCAGCGTGCGATCTTTCGCGTTGCGCTCGCGGTCCACGGCATGTTCGGTCAGATGCAACGGCAGGGGTCCATGCGGACCGAACAGGCCGAGAAACAGCCCATAAAGCCGTCCAGGCCGATCAGCGGTGCGTGTTTCGAAACGCTCGATGCTGCGCGACGGAAATTCCAGCGAAACCGCATGACCCAGGCGCACCGGATCTTCGGCAGGCCGCGTGGAGTGTCCGAGCCTGGGCAACGCCGGGTACGCACATTCGAGAAGCCGCATGGCCTCGAAGAACTCGAATGCTTCGGGCCGCGCGCGCAGCGCCGCCTCGAGCGCTAGAGGATCGGCCGTTTGCCGGGATTCGCGTGCCATCGGGCAACCTCGTTTCGTTCGAGTGTGCGCAACACTGTCTCGACAAACGAATTCAGCGAAACGTAGCGCGCAAAGAAGTGCTGCAGAACCGACGCAAGCAGAAATGCGCCGCTGCCCTCGAAGGCCGCATCGTCGCAGGTCAGCGTGACCTCCAGGCCGCGGCCATAAGTGACCGGTCCCGGCACGGGAATGCGGCGCGTGACCGGCACGGCCGCAACGTGTTTGATGCCTTCGATCTGGCGGCGCGTGGCGGCATCGAACTGGTCGTGATACAGACTGAGCATTTCGCGCAAGGCAGTTGCACCTGCTTCGCCCTCCTCATCGAGCAGCGACAGGTAGTTCAGCTGCAGATGGCTGATCAGACGCCAGGCGGATTCCCCTGTCGCGGTGGGCGCACGCGGCCGGGTGGGCCCCGCCACGCAGCGGATCGACGCCACCGGCGCATCCGTATCCAGCGTGAAGTCCGTGTACGACTTGCCCACCGGCATATGCAACGGCAGATCGCGATTCGTGCACAGCAGGCGCAAGCCCAATTGACGCAACGAGGTCGCATAGGGCGCGTCGTTCGCGTCCACCAGCGCGATAAAGGTTTCGCTGCCGACATAGCTGGAGCGTGCGCCCCGCTGCTTCTGACGGCTCGATAGCACGCGCGGCTCGCGCCGTAGCGTATAAAACGCAGACTGAGGGCTGTGCCATGTCCGCGAGGTGCTGTCGTAGAACGGCCGGAAACTTTGCTCGGGCTCCTGACGATCGCCGTAACCCTGCACGTCCAGCACGCTATGCACTTCGAAGTCCATCGGGCGCGTCCGGTCACCCAGCACGTGATATTCCGTGGTCCCCTGCTGCAGATGGATGCGGTCTGCGCGGCGTTCGAACAGATTGACTGCCGGTGTGCAGAAGAGCCGGAAATTGCTGGCATGGATGGCGTTATGCAGACGCGCGACGCTGCGGTCGAGCCACACCACGATCTCGAACTCGTTGCCGGCGGCACGCGCAAGCAGCGTGCGCAGGCCAGTGAACTCGACGAACAGGAAGCGCTCCGGACAGGCAAAGTATTCCTGCAGCAGACGATAACCGCTGAACGAACGGCCTCCGTACGGCAGCAGCGCCTCATCCTCGTCGAAGCCCGCCGCGCGCAACGCAGACGCCTCGCGATGCACCTCGACGGCCGTCCCGTCCTGCGCAGCCGCACGCACCGTATATCCGACGCCATTGGCCAGAAGTTGCTCATAGACCAGACGCGGCAAATCGTCGGCGCCGCCGAGAAAGACGGGCAAGCGATCGAGCGCGAGCGCCTTCGCAGGCACACCCGAGAGCGTCCTGAACTTCAACCGCAAACCCGCGCGCGCCTGCGTGCCGGGTGGCGGCGCGAGCCCTGCGGCGGCCAGCGCCGCGGGTGTGTCGAAGTATCTCGCCTCGGCAATCGCGAGCGGCCACAGCGTGACCTCGTGCGCGGTACGGTACTCGCAGGCTGTCCGCTCGCCGAAGCCAGTGAGGCTGCGCATCACGGTATACCGCGCGATCGGGTGGCCGGCCGCCGGCAAGTCTTCAGCCTCATCCGGATGAAACTGCACTACTGCCATCGACGGTACCGGCGTCAGGTAGTGCGGGTAGATCATCTCCAGCAGATGTTGCGTGAACACCGGGAACTGCGCGTCGATCTTCAACTGCACGCGTGCAGCCATAAACGCGAATCCTTCGAGCAAACGCTCGACATACGGGTCCGCGCATTCGAACCCTTCCAGCCCGAGCCGCCCCGCGATTTTGGGGTGCTCGCTCGCGAATTCCGCACCCATTTCCCGGACATGCTGGAGCTCGCGGTTGTAATAGCGTAAGAGTCGTGGATCCATTACATTCAGCCGAAAAGTTGCGAGACGTGAAACTCGCCGGTCTCGAGATCGACGTCGGTGCGCAGATACAGGCTAAGCGGCATCGGCTGCGCCCACATGTCCGCTTCGATCCGGAAACGCAGCGAGCGGCTGTCCATGCGGGCATGGTCCGGCTCGACACTGACCTGAACCGTACCGGCGATCAGACGCGGCTCGAAATCGCGCAGCGCCGAACGGATACGCTCCTGCAACAGCGCGATGTCGATGCCCGACAAGGCCGTACCGGTAAGATCAGGAATCCCGAAGTTCAGAACCGACTTACCCGCGTGCGTGAAACCCGCGGATTCTTCGCTGCTCCATTGGCGCGTGCAGTTGAGCAGCCAGGCGATATCGCGAGTCACGTACTCGCGAAGACGCAGCGCGGTGATAACACGCTCCTCCCGACTCTCTTCACGCTGTGCAGGAGCAAGGTCGGTCAACCGGTCGAGCAGCGAAGGCTGCAGACGCTCCTGGGGTGTCAGCTCTGCCATGCGGCGGGCTCCGTAACATTAGGGGATCCGGACGGACCCCCGGTATCGCGCCGGCCGGCTTATTCCTTGGTGACCTGCTGGATGTCGTAGGTGAAATCCTTGGTGCCACCGCTCGCCTTGCCCGTATCGTCCTGAGGCTGGAACGAATACTTGAACTTGCCGAAGTGCAAGGTGATGTTTTCGGTCAGCCGCTCGTCGCCGCCGCTGCCACCGGTCGATACCGACGTGACCAATACGCCTTCGCTGAGCTCGATGGTCACGTAGTCGGTCTGCTGACCGGTTGCGTTCGTCACGTATAGATAGGCGGTATCGATTCGCGCGCCCGTGCAGCACGCTTGCAACAGCGCGTTAGAGCAGGCGTCGACGTACTTAGTGACGGTAATGTCCTGGATGTTTGCCTTGCCGCCCGACGCATAGCCGGCGCCGGTGTGCAGGTTGCCGGTATTGCTGCAGCCCCATGACCAGGCGATGATGGGCACCTGGTTCTTGTGCTTCGAATGGGCGGAGGCGCCCTGGATCGTCACCGCGCCAGAGCCGAATTTCAGGTGCATGTCGAATGCCATATATTCCTCTACTTGTGTGCTGGAAAAGTTTGCCTGCCAGGCTGACAGGCCTTTGGACCCGGAGCATTGCCCTCCGGGTAGCGACT
The sequence above is drawn from the Paraburkholderia phenazinium genome and encodes:
- the tssI gene encoding type VI secretion system tip protein TssI/VgrG; amino-acid sequence: MAHAITLTSTLGSSLLFANMTASESLGKLFSYRLEAISKNIEVDLRSLLGTPMTVKLVSPQGYTRYFNGIVCEGEQGGFVNIENVRYAVYTFRLVPKPWLATRRRDCRIYRSMSVPQIIQSVLGDVGYSDLKQSLSGSYPARDYCVQYRESDFDFISRLMEQEGIYYYFTHTQSTHTMVLADALGAHSTVPGFEQIPYAPPIERGKRMKASISDWETAHAVNTTKVQLDDYDYLKPKASLLATEELTDTEDVHNVSGLDIYDYAYDYVGYDERLSDGQRYAQVRADALNVPLAMSVGSTDACGLATGVLFTLQDFPLTQANQEYLVIDTTTRLVEPDYASGGGGDDGEEPFQCDFKVIRSRQPFRTAPSTPRPVIAGLQTAVVYGDTPEDISVDKYGRVQVTFFWNRPAKPNAQNSCPVRVAQVWAGKRWGAQFIPRVGQEVVVSFLDGNPDRPLIIGSVYNADNMPPYGLPDNKTQSGVKSRSHQGGGSEDYNEIRFEDRMGSEQVLIHAQKDLREESEHDHDVQVGNHYTLTAASQIRLVTGLASITMNSSGEIVISGTNLTLNGDMNVTMTSDLAMEINSKANLNMSSVAAMEIMSEADCLVQSTNLQLIGTATAVLGGAAPMIL
- the tssH gene encoding type VI secretion system ATPase TssH, giving the protein MAEISRGALFGKLNPLAYRSIESATVFCKLRGNPYVELAHWIHQILQLQDSDLHRIVSHFGLNPSHLARDVTGALERLPRGSTSISDLSAEVEEAVERGWVFATLMFGESQVRSGYLIVGLLRTRHLRHALLNVSSEFEKVRAETLADEFAGIVSGSPEDGQHAADGFRADQVAPGESSGALAPAQLGKQQALAQFTVDLTAQARDGKIDPVVGRDGEIRQLVDVLMRRRQNNPMLVGEAGVGKTAVVEGFALRIARGDVPPPLQAVQVRVLDIGLLQAGASMKGEFENRLRQVIDEVQASPRPIILFIDEAHTLVGAGGAAGTGDAANLLKPALARGNLRTIGATTWAEYRKHIEKDPALTRRFQPVQVDEPGEEKAILMLRGVAHVMEQHHRVQILDEALEAAVKLSHRYIPARQLPDKAVSLLDTACARVAISQHAVPAEIDDAMKRIEALETQQAIIAREKTVGVDVGEREPQAAAMLASERERLRHLEAGWAEEKALVEQILALRARLRSEDPEMDDDAKAAALAELRQLQAQLVELQGESPLILPNVDYQAVAAVTADWTGIPVGRMLRSELQTVMNLASVMCERVIGQDHAMEMIARRIQTSRAGLDNPGRPIGVFMLAGTSGVGKTETALALAEALYGGEHNLITINMSEFQEAHTVSTLKGAPPGYVGYGEGGVLTEAVRRKPYSVVLLDEIEKAHPDVHEIFFQVFDKGVMEDGEGRSISFRNTLILLTTNVGTDLIAALCRDPQRMPDVEDLTKALREPLLDVFPPALLGRLVTVPYFPLSGDMLAKIVRLQLERIKRRVEDRYRVPFEYDDAVVGLVVSRCTESESGGRMIDAILTNTLLPEISREFLARTMRGEEVECVDVSVEDGEFAYRFDALEQVAIDMAAATS
- the tssG gene encoding type VI secretion system baseplate subunit TssG, whose amino-acid sequence is MARESRQTADPLALEAALRARPEAFEFFEAMRLLECAYPALPRLGHSTRPAEDPVRLGHAVSLEFPSRSIERFETRTADRPGRLYGLFLGLFGPHGPLPLHLTEHAVDRERNAKDRTLVAFADVFHHRMLSLFYRAWADAQPTVQMDRPEEDRFRTYIGALIGIATPHLEKRDALPDEYKRFFAGRLVAQSRNAEGLMSFLEHYFGVPVRVIEFVAGWMKLPRDACLHMGRGMASLGRDALLGAHVRGAQERFRLRIGPLDRNEFNRFLPGSDALRQLVAAVRMYVGDEKGWDLQLVLKKEDVPLTYLGKAGRMGFNTWMGRYPKPADADEVVLRPVK
- the tssF gene encoding type VI secretion system baseplate subunit TssF; protein product: MDPRLLRYYNRELQHVREMGAEFASEHPKIAGRLGLEGFECADPYVERLLEGFAFMAARVQLKIDAQFPVFTQHLLEMIYPHYLTPVPSMAVVQFHPDEAEDLPAAGHPIARYTVMRSLTGFGERTACEYRTAHEVTLWPLAIAEARYFDTPAALAAAGLAPPPGTQARAGLRLKFRTLSGVPAKALALDRLPVFLGGADDLPRLVYEQLLANGVGYTVRAAAQDGTAVEVHREASALRAAGFDEDEALLPYGGRSFSGYRLLQEYFACPERFLFVEFTGLRTLLARAAGNEFEIVVWLDRSVARLHNAIHASNFRLFCTPAVNLFERRADRIHLQQGTTEYHVLGDRTRPMDFEVHSVLDVQGYGDRQEPEQSFRPFYDSTSRTWHSPQSAFYTLRREPRVLSSRQKQRGARSSYVGSETFIALVDANDAPYATSLRQLGLRLLCTNRDLPLHMPVGKSYTDFTLDTDAPVASIRCVAGPTRPRAPTATGESAWRLISHLQLNYLSLLDEEGEAGATALREMLSLYHDQFDAATRRQIEGIKHVAAVPVTRRIPVPGPVTYGRGLEVTLTCDDAAFEGSGAFLLASVLQHFFARYVSLNSFVETVLRTLERNEVARWHANPGKRPIL
- the tssE gene encoding type VI secretion system baseplate subunit TssE, whose product is MAELTPQERLQPSLLDRLTDLAPAQREESREERVITALRLREYVTRDIAWLLNCTRQWSSEESAGFTHAGKSVLNFGIPDLTGTALSGIDIALLQERIRSALRDFEPRLIAGTVQVSVEPDHARMDSRSLRFRIEADMWAQPMPLSLYLRTDVDLETGEFHVSQLFG
- a CDS encoding Hcp family type VI secretion system effector; translation: MAFDMHLKFGSGAVTIQGASAHSKHKNQVPIIAWSWGCSNTGNLHTGAGYASGGKANIQDITVTKYVDACSNALLQACCTGARIDTAYLYVTNATGQQTDYVTIELSEGVLVTSVSTGGSGGDERLTENITLHFGKFKYSFQPQDDTGKASGGTKDFTYDIQQVTKE